In Phoenix dactylifera cultivar Barhee BC4 chromosome 11, palm_55x_up_171113_PBpolish2nd_filt_p, whole genome shotgun sequence, the following are encoded in one genomic region:
- the LOC103695858 gene encoding uncharacterized protein LOC103695858, which yields MPWTTEVINGNGDSIKVGTTGTIGSLMSQELESMKQSSQASSSTRGKHQTGPVTVPCGASPKKTLQRKNPPNESGSSRSSSDTDHRTPGYGHKPRHNPRKNGHRVPMLGSDDIPIDRNSNIDKMEKKGQPYIVEIVDLKCSNPMSSRLKKLGFSKLSESIA from the coding sequence ATGCCTTGGACAACGGAAGTCATCAATGGGAATGGAGACTCAATTAAGGTGGGAACTACCGGTACAATTGGATCCCTGATGTCACAAGAGTTAGAGtccatgaaacaatcatcacaAGCATCCTCTTCTACACGAGGAAAACATCAAACAGGCCCAGTTACAGTACCCTGTGGTGCTAGTCCTAAGAAAACATTGCAGAGGAAAAATCCACCTAATGAATCTGGCAGCAGCAGAAGCAGCAGTGACACAGATCACAGAACCCCTGGATATGGCCATAAGCCCCGACACAACCCCCGGAAAAATGGACACCGAGTTCCAATGCTTGGCTCTGATGATATCCCTATAGACAGAAATTCAAATATAGACAAAATGGAAAAGAAAGGACAACCTTACATTGTGGAAATTGTAGATCTAAAATGCAGCAACCCCATGAGCAGCCGGCTCAAAAAGCTTGGCTTCTCCAAGCTCTCTGAATCCATTGCCTAG